A genomic segment from Aspergillus puulaauensis MK2 DNA, chromosome 1, nearly complete sequence encodes:
- the TRS31 gene encoding trafficking protein particle complex subunit 5 (BUSCO:EOG09263ZW6;~COG:U;~EggNog:ENOG410PMWX;~InterPro:IPR024096,IPR007194,IPR016696;~PFAM:PF04051;~go_component: GO:0030008 - TRAPP complex [Evidence IEA];~go_process: GO:0048193 - Golgi vesicle transport [Evidence IEA]), producing the protein MSHPPRHSSIVSMSSSVHSAATVTPTEKQLPQQPQVQTPTQTTPGLRVPSNRKTIYDRHLNRSRNAESSRASFAFLFGEMVTYAQRRVTGIQDLERRLNEQGYPLGLRLLDLLFYRTMSSSSSSALSSSSTSASPPNRPLRVLPLLHLIHGPLWRLLFNRPADALEHSVSPDTPNEYMITDNDPLVNTYISVPKEMNQLNCAAFVAGIIEGVCDGCGFEAKVTAHNQPTELWPSRTIFLLRFGESVMEREKVLERAGVK; encoded by the exons ATGTCGCACCCCCCACGACATTCCTCCATCGTGTCTATGAGCAGCAGTGTGCACAGCGCTGCAACTGTTACCCCCACCGAGAAGCAGCTCCCTCAGCAACCACAGGTCCAAACTCCGACACAGACAACTCCTGGACTTCGCGTCCCATCAAACCGCAAAACCATCTACGATAGGCACCTAAATCGCAGCAGGAATGCGGAATCCAGCCGGGCGAGCTTCGCCTTTCTATTTGGAGAGATGGTTACGTACGCCCAGAGGAGGGTTACTGGTATACAAGACCTCGAGAGACG GTTAAACGAACAAGGATACCCCCTCGGCCTCCGTTTACTCGATCTCCTCTTCTACCGAACAATGTCtagctcttcctcatctgctctttcaagctcctcaacctcagcatcaccaccTAATAGACCACTCCGAGTCCTACCCCTTTTACATCTTATCCACGGACCCCTCTGGCGACTCCTTTTCAACCGTCCCGCGGATGCTCTTGAACACTCGGTGTCACCGGACACGCCGAACGAATATATGATTACAGATAATGACCCACTTGTAAACACATATATCAGTGTTCCCAAGGAGATGAACCAACTTAACTGCGCAGCCTTTGTGGCGGGTATAATCGAGGGAGTGTGTGACGGATGTGGCTTCGAGGCCAAAGTCACAGCCCATAATCAGCCTACGGAATTGTGGCCCAGTCGGACTATTTTCCTCTTGCGGTTCGGCGAGAGTGTCatggagagagagaaggttCTCGAGCGGGCAGGTGTCAAATAA